The Marivirga tractuosa DSM 4126 genome contains the following window.
CTTCTTATGATTCGAACCCTTGCTGGATTTGGTGCACAAAAAGTAGTCGCTATTTTCTATGGACCTGCAGGAACTACGCTTTTTAGCCATTTTCAAAACTTTGTAGCTTTATTTGCGCAGCCAATTCAAGATGCAGTAGCTAATGGGTTGATTAATGCGTTTCCGAAAAAGTCATTAAAGAATGTTCAAGTTGTAGGAGCCTCTATTATACTTTTAATTCTATTGGCTTTTTGCAGTGGTTTGTTTTTGTTCATCAGTGGGCAGTTTGGAGCAAGTATTTTCAGCTTTAGCCTGAGTGATTGGTTGTTAATCATTCCTTCTATTCTTCTTTTTTGTTTTGGATTAATAATTGCCGCTGTTTATGTTATTCAAAAGAAACTGAGGCTTTACTCCATTATTCTACTCATTCAATGGTCAATATTCTTTTTCTCCATAAGTTTAATTGATTTACAGCTTCATCAATTTTTAATCTATTGGTTAATTATTCAATCTCTTTTCACATTCTTTTTGATCATACCTGTTTATTCTTTATTGAAATTCAATTTTAAGATTGAAGAAAAGGTGAAAAACCATTTTAAGCAATTTTTGATTATGGCTCTGGTGATATGGTTGAGCAGTAAATGGGTAAATTATTTTGTACGTGAATTTTCCATCCAAGAATTTGGAGTTATTCAAACAGGTTTTTGGCAGTCAATTGTTAGAGTTTCAGAAGCATACAGAGGGCTGATGATAAGCTTTTTGTTTTTGACTTTATATCCTTTTCTTTCCCGTAAAATGGAAAGTAAAGAATTGAAAGTTAGTGCTTTAATGAAAAAATACCTTTATTATTCTTTGATTTCTTTGAGCTTTCTCTTCTTGGTATTTCAGTTTGATGCATTAATTTTAAAGATTTTGTACGATGAACAATATGTAAAAGCATCAAACTTGTTTCAATTGCAGATCATAGGTGATTTTTTTGCCTTTTTAGCTTTCCCGTTCTCAATCTATTTAATAGCATCCATTCAAACCAAAGTCTATGTTATAACAGAATTATTGAGTGCGATTATATTTGTAACTTTAATAACCCTTAAATCTACTATTGGGATTGAAGTATTGGTTTATGCTCACATTGTACGTTTTACTTGCTATTCAATTATGGTGGGTATAATAGGGATAAAAAAATTAAGAGATGCCTTCTAAAGTTTCAGTTATATGTTTATGTTATAATCATGAGGAGTTTGTGGAAGCGGCCTTAGCTTCTGTTATTGCTCAAACGTATCCAACTGAGCTGATTGTAGTGGATGATGCTTCTTCTGATGATAGTGTGCAAAGAATCAAAGGTTTTATAAGTAAGCATGCTGATCGGAGCATTCAAACGATTTTTAATGAGAAAAATCTAGGGAATTGCAAAGCCTTTAACGCTGCACTAGAGTTGACAAATGCTGAATATATTATTGATTTGGCAGCGGATGATATTCTTTTACCCAATAGGGTAGAAGAGGGCCTGAATAATATGAGTACGAGACCAGAGGTGGCTATAAATTTTACAAATGCCAATTATATAGATGAAAATGGTAGATATGTTAAATCGCATTATGCCGTAGATGATAAAGAGAAATCTAAGATATTGGTTCCGGAAGGGGATTTGTTTGCAGAGATATTAAAGCGGTATTTTATTTGTCCGCCAACTTTGATGTATAGAGCTTCCTTTTTAAAGGCTATTGGAGGTTATGATGAGGAGCTAGCTTACGAAGATTTAGATATCATGCTAAGGCTTTCAAGAAATCATGCCTTCAGTTTTACTGATAAAATATTAGTAGAAAAAAGAA
Protein-coding sequences here:
- a CDS encoding MATE family efflux transporter, which produces MLKYWTKYQHSIWSGLLLMIRTLAGFGAQKVVAIFYGPAGTTLFSHFQNFVALFAQPIQDAVANGLINAFPKKSLKNVQVVGASIILLILLAFCSGLFLFISGQFGASIFSFSLSDWLLIIPSILLFCFGLIIAAVYVIQKKLRLYSIILLIQWSIFFFSISLIDLQLHQFLIYWLIIQSLFTFFLIIPVYSLLKFNFKIEEKVKNHFKQFLIMALVIWLSSKWVNYFVREFSIQEFGVIQTGFWQSIVRVSEAYRGLMISFLFLTLYPFLSRKMESKELKVSALMKKYLYYSLISLSFLFLVFQFDALILKILYDEQYVKASNLFQLQIIGDFFAFLAFPFSIYLIASIQTKVYVITELLSAIIFVTLITLKSTIGIEVLVYAHIVRFTCYSIMVGIIGIKKLRDAF
- a CDS encoding glycosyltransferase; this translates as MPSKVSVICLCYNHEEFVEAALASVIAQTYPTELIVVDDASSDDSVQRIKGFISKHADRSIQTIFNEKNLGNCKAFNAALELTNAEYIIDLAADDILLPNRVEEGLNNMSTRPEVAINFTNANYIDENGRYVKSHYAVDDKEKSKILVPEGDLFAEILKRYFICPPTLMYRASFLKAIGGYDEELAYEDLDIMLRLSRNHAFSFTDKILVEKRILSTSMASLQYKKGNKQLNSTLRICKKSFEMIQNRTEKRALLQRILYEAKQAFMHKRFLLFAAFITLGFKTILQK